The following coding sequences are from one Musa acuminata AAA Group cultivar baxijiao chromosome BXJ1-6, Cavendish_Baxijiao_AAA, whole genome shotgun sequence window:
- the LOC135583730 gene encoding endoribonuclease YBEY, chloroplastic-like isoform X1, translating to MTAMARFVAKTLPLASRCASRRPRPLAGASSWRRTARPPSPPPTPSPLSHSVPLPAFFSNVSARGFRSLSDSSCSLVPAFTRGYRNVRRRGRLPKKKPLELDVRICIEEELPDDPQILSVAETLRSDVPVALKVALDGLLASKYNTRDTSIDDVNKYEKVELSVLLCDDGFIQKLNKHWRDVDQTTDVLSMSQHIPELGHPILLLGDIVISLETASRQAQERGYTPLDEIRVLMVHGLLHLLGFDHEISHEAEAEMEKEEELILRNLGWKGKGLIKSTNNSRTAESHSTSSPNELVKNVKMEGHSGLYEAKLSYMFCDVDDTLFNGKSQINTRMAEAMREALSRGAKVVIVTRMTRSAVIRASSLANLAGKDGIVSEASPGIFLQGSIVYGRRGQEIYRASVDKNICREAFLYSLEHEVPLVAFCEDQCFTLFEHPLIDLLHTVHHEPKAEIVPSVEHLLAVSDVQKLLFLGTAEVISTLRPYWLEATRGIADIVQATPDMLEIVPCGAAKGSGIKLLLDHLGIAADKIMPYFEGEGDSE from the exons ATGACGGCCATGGCGAGGTTCGTGGCGAAAACTCTTCCCCTTGCCTCCCGATGCGCCAGTCGTCGTCCGCGGCCTCTCGCCGGCGCTTCCTCATGGCGCCGGACGGCGCGGCCTCCGAGCCCTCCCCCCACTCCTTCTCCCCTTTCACATTCGGTTCCCCTCCCTGCCTTCTTCTCTAATGTTTCCGCCAGGGGATTTCGGTCCCTTTCCGACAGTTCGTGCTCTTTGGTGCCGGCCTTTACCCGGGGTTATAGGAACGTTAGGCGGAGGGGCCGGCTGCCGAAGAAGAAGCCGTTGGAACTCGACGTCAGGATTTGCATCGAAGAGGAATTACCCGATGATCCTCAGATTTTG AGCGTTGCAGAGACACTTCGGTCTGACGTTCCTGTTGCACTGAAAGTTGCACTTGATGGTTTATTAGCTTCGAAATATAATACAAGAGATACTTCTATAGATGATGTTAACAAGTATGAAAAAGTTGAGTTATCAGTATTGCTTTGTGATGATGGTTTTATCCAGAAATTAAATAAGCATTGGCGGGATGTGGACCAGACCACTGATGTTTTGTCCATGTCACAACATATCCCTGAACTAGGCCATCCCATT CTTTTATTAGGTGACATAGTAATTTCTCTGGAAACAGCTTCCAGGCAAGCACAGGAAAGAGGCTATACACCTCTTGATGAAATTCGGGTCCTCATG GTTCATGGTTTGCTGCATCTTTTGGGCTTTGATCATGAGATCAGTCATGAAGCTGAAGCTGaaatggagaaggaagaagagctaATTCTTAGGAATCTTGGATGGAAAGGAAAAGGTCTAATTAAGAGTACAAATAATTCCAGAACTGCTGAAAGTCATTCAACAAGCAGCCCAAATG AACTTGTGAAAAATGTGAAAATGGAAGGCCATTCAGGATTATATGAAGCAAAATTGAGTTATATGTTCTGTGACGTGGATG ATACACTTTTCAATGGTAAAAGTCAAATCAATACAAGAATGGCAGAGGCTATGAGAGAGGCACTCTCAAGGGGAGCAAAAGTAGTCATCGTTACTAGAATG ACCCGGTCAGCAGTTATAAGAGCTTCAAGTTTGGCTAATTTGGCAGGGAAAGATGGTATTGTATCAGAAGCATCACCTGGCATTTTTCTACAG GGTTCTATTGTATATGGGAGACGAGGTCAAGAGATTTACAGAGCAAGTGTAGATAAGAATATTTGTAGAGAG GCTTTTCTTTACTCTTTGGAACATGAGGTTCCTCTTGTAGCATTTTGTGAGGATCAGTGTTTCACACTATTTGAACATCCGTTGATTGATTTACTTCATACTGTGCATCATGAGCCAAAG GCAGAGATTGTGCCTTCGGTTGAGCACCTCTTAGCAGTTTCTGATGTACAG AAGTTGCTTTTTCTTGGAACTGCTGAAGTGATCTCTACGTTAAGGCCATATTGGTTGGAGGCAACACGAGGGATTGCAGATATCGTTCAGGCAACGCCAGATATGCTTGAAATTGTTCCATGCGGAGCTGCAAAAGGCAGTGGCATAAAGTTGCTCTTGGATCACCTTGGAATTGCTGCAGATAAG ATTATGCCATACTTTGAAGGTGAAGGTGACAGTGAATAA
- the LOC135583730 gene encoding endoribonuclease YBEY, chloroplastic-like isoform X4 — translation MTPLQCYHRSVAETLRSDVPVALKVALDGLLASKYNTRDTSIDDVNKYEKVELSVLLCDDGFIQKLNKHWRDVDQTTDVLSMSQHIPELGHPILLLGDIVISLETASRQAQERGYTPLDEIRVLMVHGLLHLLGFDHEISHEAEAEMEKEEELILRNLGWKGKGLIKSTNNSRTAESHSTSSPNELVKNVKMEGHSGLYEAKLSYMFCDVDDTLFNGKSQINTRMAEAMREALSRGAKVVIVTRMTRSAVIRASSLANLAGKDGIVSEASPGIFLQGSIVYGRRGQEIYRASVDKNICREAFLYSLEHEVPLVAFCEDQCFTLFEHPLIDLLHTVHHEPKAEIVPSVEHLLAVSDVQKLLFLGTAEVISTLRPYWLEATRGIADIVQATPDMLEIVPCGAAKGSGIKLLLDHLGIAADKIMPYFEGEGDSE, via the exons ATGACACCCCTGCAATGCTATCACAGA AGCGTTGCAGAGACACTTCGGTCTGACGTTCCTGTTGCACTGAAAGTTGCACTTGATGGTTTATTAGCTTCGAAATATAATACAAGAGATACTTCTATAGATGATGTTAACAAGTATGAAAAAGTTGAGTTATCAGTATTGCTTTGTGATGATGGTTTTATCCAGAAATTAAATAAGCATTGGCGGGATGTGGACCAGACCACTGATGTTTTGTCCATGTCACAACATATCCCTGAACTAGGCCATCCCATT CTTTTATTAGGTGACATAGTAATTTCTCTGGAAACAGCTTCCAGGCAAGCACAGGAAAGAGGCTATACACCTCTTGATGAAATTCGGGTCCTCATG GTTCATGGTTTGCTGCATCTTTTGGGCTTTGATCATGAGATCAGTCATGAAGCTGAAGCTGaaatggagaaggaagaagagctaATTCTTAGGAATCTTGGATGGAAAGGAAAAGGTCTAATTAAGAGTACAAATAATTCCAGAACTGCTGAAAGTCATTCAACAAGCAGCCCAAATG AACTTGTGAAAAATGTGAAAATGGAAGGCCATTCAGGATTATATGAAGCAAAATTGAGTTATATGTTCTGTGACGTGGATG ATACACTTTTCAATGGTAAAAGTCAAATCAATACAAGAATGGCAGAGGCTATGAGAGAGGCACTCTCAAGGGGAGCAAAAGTAGTCATCGTTACTAGAATG ACCCGGTCAGCAGTTATAAGAGCTTCAAGTTTGGCTAATTTGGCAGGGAAAGATGGTATTGTATCAGAAGCATCACCTGGCATTTTTCTACAG GGTTCTATTGTATATGGGAGACGAGGTCAAGAGATTTACAGAGCAAGTGTAGATAAGAATATTTGTAGAGAG GCTTTTCTTTACTCTTTGGAACATGAGGTTCCTCTTGTAGCATTTTGTGAGGATCAGTGTTTCACACTATTTGAACATCCGTTGATTGATTTACTTCATACTGTGCATCATGAGCCAAAG GCAGAGATTGTGCCTTCGGTTGAGCACCTCTTAGCAGTTTCTGATGTACAG AAGTTGCTTTTTCTTGGAACTGCTGAAGTGATCTCTACGTTAAGGCCATATTGGTTGGAGGCAACACGAGGGATTGCAGATATCGTTCAGGCAACGCCAGATATGCTTGAAATTGTTCCATGCGGAGCTGCAAAAGGCAGTGGCATAAAGTTGCTCTTGGATCACCTTGGAATTGCTGCAGATAAG ATTATGCCATACTTTGAAGGTGAAGGTGACAGTGAATAA
- the LOC135583730 gene encoding endoribonuclease YBEY, chloroplastic-like isoform X2 → MTAMARFVAKTLPLASRCASRRPRPLAGASSWRRTARPPSPPPTPSPLSHSVPLPAFFSNVSARGFRSLSDSSCSLVPAFTRGYRNVRRRGRLPKKKPLELDVRICIEEELPDDPQILSVAETLRSDVPVALKVALDGLLASKYNTRDTSIDDVNKYEKVELSVLLCDDGFIQKLNKHWRDVDQTTDVLSMSQHIPELGHPILLLGDIVISLETASRQAQERGYTPLDEIRVLMVHGLLHLLGFDHEISHEAEAEMEKEEELILRNLGWKGKGLIKSTNNSRTAESHSTSSPNELVKNVKMEGHSGLYEAKLSYMFCDVDDTLFNGKSQINTRMAEAMREALSRGAKVVIVTRMTRSAVIRASSLANLAGKDGIVSEASPGIFLQGSIVYGRRGQEIYRASVDKNICREAFLYSLEHEVPLVAFCEDQCFTLFEHPLIDLLHTVHHEPKAEIVPSVEHLLAVSDVQGESRKHIPWAGSHF, encoded by the exons ATGACGGCCATGGCGAGGTTCGTGGCGAAAACTCTTCCCCTTGCCTCCCGATGCGCCAGTCGTCGTCCGCGGCCTCTCGCCGGCGCTTCCTCATGGCGCCGGACGGCGCGGCCTCCGAGCCCTCCCCCCACTCCTTCTCCCCTTTCACATTCGGTTCCCCTCCCTGCCTTCTTCTCTAATGTTTCCGCCAGGGGATTTCGGTCCCTTTCCGACAGTTCGTGCTCTTTGGTGCCGGCCTTTACCCGGGGTTATAGGAACGTTAGGCGGAGGGGCCGGCTGCCGAAGAAGAAGCCGTTGGAACTCGACGTCAGGATTTGCATCGAAGAGGAATTACCCGATGATCCTCAGATTTTG AGCGTTGCAGAGACACTTCGGTCTGACGTTCCTGTTGCACTGAAAGTTGCACTTGATGGTTTATTAGCTTCGAAATATAATACAAGAGATACTTCTATAGATGATGTTAACAAGTATGAAAAAGTTGAGTTATCAGTATTGCTTTGTGATGATGGTTTTATCCAGAAATTAAATAAGCATTGGCGGGATGTGGACCAGACCACTGATGTTTTGTCCATGTCACAACATATCCCTGAACTAGGCCATCCCATT CTTTTATTAGGTGACATAGTAATTTCTCTGGAAACAGCTTCCAGGCAAGCACAGGAAAGAGGCTATACACCTCTTGATGAAATTCGGGTCCTCATG GTTCATGGTTTGCTGCATCTTTTGGGCTTTGATCATGAGATCAGTCATGAAGCTGAAGCTGaaatggagaaggaagaagagctaATTCTTAGGAATCTTGGATGGAAAGGAAAAGGTCTAATTAAGAGTACAAATAATTCCAGAACTGCTGAAAGTCATTCAACAAGCAGCCCAAATG AACTTGTGAAAAATGTGAAAATGGAAGGCCATTCAGGATTATATGAAGCAAAATTGAGTTATATGTTCTGTGACGTGGATG ATACACTTTTCAATGGTAAAAGTCAAATCAATACAAGAATGGCAGAGGCTATGAGAGAGGCACTCTCAAGGGGAGCAAAAGTAGTCATCGTTACTAGAATG ACCCGGTCAGCAGTTATAAGAGCTTCAAGTTTGGCTAATTTGGCAGGGAAAGATGGTATTGTATCAGAAGCATCACCTGGCATTTTTCTACAG GGTTCTATTGTATATGGGAGACGAGGTCAAGAGATTTACAGAGCAAGTGTAGATAAGAATATTTGTAGAGAG GCTTTTCTTTACTCTTTGGAACATGAGGTTCCTCTTGTAGCATTTTGTGAGGATCAGTGTTTCACACTATTTGAACATCCGTTGATTGATTTACTTCATACTGTGCATCATGAGCCAAAG GCAGAGATTGTGCCTTCGGTTGAGCACCTCTTAGCAGTTTCTGATGTACAG GGTGAATCCAGGAAGCATATACCATGGGCAGGTTCACACTTCTGA
- the LOC135583730 gene encoding endoribonuclease YBEY, chloroplastic-like isoform X3, whose amino-acid sequence MTAMARFVAKTLPLASRCASRRPRPLAGASSWRRTARPPSPPPTPSPLSHSVPLPAFFSNVSARGFRSLSDSSCSLVPAFTRGYRNVRRRGRLPKKKPLELDVRICIEEELPDDPQILSVAETLRSDVPVALKVALDGLLASKYNTRDTSIDDVNKYEKVELSVLLCDDGFIQKLNKHWRDVDQTTDVLSMSQHIPELGHPILLLGDIVISLETASRQAQERGYTPLDEIRVLMVHGLLHLLGFDHEISHEAEAEMEKEEELILRNLGWKGKGLIKSTNNSRTAESHSTSSPNELVKNVKMEGHSGLYEAKLSYMFCDVDDTLFNGKSQINTRMAEAMREALSRGAKVVIVTRMTRSAVIRASSLANLAGKDGIVSEASPGIFLQGSIVYGRRGQEIYRASVDKNICREAFLYSLEHEVPLVAFCEDQCFTLFEHPLIDLLHTVHHEPKAEIVPSVEHLLAVSDVQVQVSK is encoded by the exons ATGACGGCCATGGCGAGGTTCGTGGCGAAAACTCTTCCCCTTGCCTCCCGATGCGCCAGTCGTCGTCCGCGGCCTCTCGCCGGCGCTTCCTCATGGCGCCGGACGGCGCGGCCTCCGAGCCCTCCCCCCACTCCTTCTCCCCTTTCACATTCGGTTCCCCTCCCTGCCTTCTTCTCTAATGTTTCCGCCAGGGGATTTCGGTCCCTTTCCGACAGTTCGTGCTCTTTGGTGCCGGCCTTTACCCGGGGTTATAGGAACGTTAGGCGGAGGGGCCGGCTGCCGAAGAAGAAGCCGTTGGAACTCGACGTCAGGATTTGCATCGAAGAGGAATTACCCGATGATCCTCAGATTTTG AGCGTTGCAGAGACACTTCGGTCTGACGTTCCTGTTGCACTGAAAGTTGCACTTGATGGTTTATTAGCTTCGAAATATAATACAAGAGATACTTCTATAGATGATGTTAACAAGTATGAAAAAGTTGAGTTATCAGTATTGCTTTGTGATGATGGTTTTATCCAGAAATTAAATAAGCATTGGCGGGATGTGGACCAGACCACTGATGTTTTGTCCATGTCACAACATATCCCTGAACTAGGCCATCCCATT CTTTTATTAGGTGACATAGTAATTTCTCTGGAAACAGCTTCCAGGCAAGCACAGGAAAGAGGCTATACACCTCTTGATGAAATTCGGGTCCTCATG GTTCATGGTTTGCTGCATCTTTTGGGCTTTGATCATGAGATCAGTCATGAAGCTGAAGCTGaaatggagaaggaagaagagctaATTCTTAGGAATCTTGGATGGAAAGGAAAAGGTCTAATTAAGAGTACAAATAATTCCAGAACTGCTGAAAGTCATTCAACAAGCAGCCCAAATG AACTTGTGAAAAATGTGAAAATGGAAGGCCATTCAGGATTATATGAAGCAAAATTGAGTTATATGTTCTGTGACGTGGATG ATACACTTTTCAATGGTAAAAGTCAAATCAATACAAGAATGGCAGAGGCTATGAGAGAGGCACTCTCAAGGGGAGCAAAAGTAGTCATCGTTACTAGAATG ACCCGGTCAGCAGTTATAAGAGCTTCAAGTTTGGCTAATTTGGCAGGGAAAGATGGTATTGTATCAGAAGCATCACCTGGCATTTTTCTACAG GGTTCTATTGTATATGGGAGACGAGGTCAAGAGATTTACAGAGCAAGTGTAGATAAGAATATTTGTAGAGAG GCTTTTCTTTACTCTTTGGAACATGAGGTTCCTCTTGTAGCATTTTGTGAGGATCAGTGTTTCACACTATTTGAACATCCGTTGATTGATTTACTTCATACTGTGCATCATGAGCCAAAG GCAGAGATTGTGCCTTCGGTTGAGCACCTCTTAGCAGTTTCTGATGTACAG GTGCAAGTTTCTAAATGA
- the LOC135677716 gene encoding ras-related protein Rab2BV-like, translated as MAYRVDNEYDYLFKIVLIGDSGVGKSNILSRFTRNEFCLESKSTIGVEFATRTLQIEGKTIKAQIWDTAGQERYRAITSAYYRGAVGALLVYDITKKQTFENVQRWLRELRDHADSNIVILMVGNKADLRHLRAVSEDEAQTLAEKEELSFMETSALEALNIDKAFQTILTDIYNIISRKALAAQEAAGTVPSQGMTINVSDSAGGFAKRGCCSS; from the exons ATGGCGTACCGGGTGGACAACGAGTACGACTATCTGTTTAAGATCGTGCTGATCGGCGATTCGGGCGTCGGGAAATCCAACATCCTCTCCCGGTTCACGCGCAACGAGTTCTGCTTGGAATCCAAGTCCACCATCGGCGTCGAGTTCGCCACCAGGACCCTTCAG ATAGAGGGGAAGACAATCAAGGCGCAGATATGGGACACGGCTGGTCAGGAGAGGTACCGTGCCATTACCAGCGCTTACTACAGGGGTGCAGTGGGAGCGCTCCTCGTCTACGACATAACAAAGAAGCAAACTTTTGAAAATGTTCAAAGGTGGCTTCGTGAGCTCAGGGACCATGCGGACTCCAACATTGTGATATTGATGGTCGGTAACAAGGCAGACTTGAGGCATCTGAGAGCAGTTTCAGAGGACGAAGCCCAGACGTTAGCTGAGAAGGAAGAGCTGTCTTTTATGGAAACATCGGCCTTGGAAGCACTCAACATAGATAAGGCATTTCAGACCATTCTAACGGACATTTACAACATAATTAGCCGGAAGGCTCTCGCCGCACAGGAGGCAGCAGGAACAGTTCCCTCCCAGGGGATGACGATTAATGTGTCTGATTCCGCTGGAGGTTTTGCAAAGAGAGGTTGCTGTTCTTCCTAG